One genomic region from Anopheles bellator chromosome 2, idAnoBellAS_SP24_06.2, whole genome shotgun sequence encodes:
- the LOC131209870 gene encoding GPI transamidase component PIG-T, with protein sequence MWRTTVWIAVLAVGFVPLSAGFSDTFDEELFIKPLPDRFVYSYFQFTTRWELGVNDSLLHTNLVARPLAELFHHFGVQELHLSFTYGLWRYESWGYPVTDAGPGAEVWAWFEPTDQRSSIDDRWKMLCGTLSGLFCASLSFIDPSNTYEPVYSLRPQTYRFPGQSEPILRYAVLPREIVCTENLTPWAKLLPCRSREGMVSLLVPDSIYASNYHSLGVHIRKLCADAECSQFQLEVKQTVNVVQDLRLFGGPNWSIRKLFSQGMEGSCALATSSNVYLDVTDSSYDVSQKADATIVSLRGGARTVLQRYDVKQFEALAAKGRRAMFNVAVMDKRDPGVIVVAGPPPIYAKRYILGVGQERGKIVTQITNNHWGPLELVVFENIPWFVPIYLHTLTIRYGEQNRLKPAFLHYTPGVQRERPYGLEIGIRIPARTTIELSFDFDYIFLKWQEYPPDANHGHYIPSSIISLLLPSARNYSSVPREAALFRQSFNATQQAGYFLQLRTESLLLTLPTPDFSMPYNVICLACTVVALAFGPIHNISTKRIVAKGKDTGRTSFGDKVKQFFRLKDNATEEAEVDTPNEKLPGGEGNEDLSAPDTE encoded by the exons ATGTGGAGAACGACGGTGTGGATCGCCGTGCTGGCCGTGGGCTTCGTGCCGCTTTCGGCGGGGTTTTCCGACACATTCGACGAAGAACTTTTCATCAAACCGCTTCCGGATAGGTTCGTGTACAGCTACTTCCAGTTCACGACCCGCTGGGAACTCGGCGTCAACGATAGCC TGCTCCACACCAATCTGGTGGCTCGCCCGTTGGCTGAACTTTTCCATCACTTTGGCGTGCAAGAACTCCACTTGAGCTTCACGTACGGGCTATGGCGATACGAAAGCTGGGGCTACCCGGTGACCGATGCTGGCCCAGGGGCGGAAGTCTGGGCCTGGTTTGAGCCTACCGATCAGCGTtcatcgatcgacgatcggtggAAGATGCTCTGCGGAACGCTCTCGGGTCTCTTCTGTGCCTCGCTCAGTTTCATCGACCCAAGCAACACCTACGAACCGGTCTACTCGCTGAGACCGCAAACCTACCGCTTCCCGGGACAATCGGAGCCGATTCTACGCTATGCGGTTTTACCACGGGAAATCGTTTGCACGGAAAACTTAACGCCCTGGGCGAAGCTACTGCCGTGTCGGTCACGGGAAGGAATGGTGTCGCTTCTCGTTCCCGACAGCATTTATGCGAGCAACTACCACTCGCTGGGCGTTCACATTCGTAAACTCTGTGCCGATGCGGAATGTAGCCAGTTTCAGCTCGAGGTTAAACAAACCGTTAACGTCGTGCAAGATTTGCGACTATTTGGAGGCCCGAACTGGTCCATCCGGAAGTTGTTTAGTCAAGGGATGGAAGGTTCGTGTGCGCTAGCCACATCCAGCAACGTGTACCTGGATGTGACGGACAGCAGTTACGACGTGTCACAGAAGGCCGACGCGACGATCGTGTCCCTGCGAGGAGGTGCCCGTACCGTGCTTCAACGTTACGACGTCAAACAGTTCGAAGCGTTGGCCGCAAAGGGTCGTCGGGCGATGTTTAACGTGGCGGTAATGGACAAACGCGATCCGGGAGTGATTGTTGTGGCCGGACCACCGCCCATCTACGCGAAACGCTACATTCTGGGCGTTGGTCAGGAGCGCGGCAAGATTGTTACCCAAATCACCAACAACCACTGGGGCCCCCTGGAGCTGGTGGTATTCGAGAACATTCCGTGGTTCGTTCCGATTTACCTGCACACGCTTACGATCCGTTACGGTGAGCAAAACCGTCTGAAACCCGCCTTTCTGCACTACACTCCGGGGGTTCAGCGCGAACGCCCGTACGGACTGGAGATAGGCATCCGCATTCCAGCCCGGACCACGATCGaactttcgttcgatttcgattaCATCTTTCTCAAGTGGCAAGAGTATCCGCCGGATGCTAACCACGGACACTACATTCCCTCATCGATCATTTCGCTTCTGCTACCGTCCGCACGGAACTACAGTTCCGTTCCTCGCGAGGCCGCCCTCTTCCGGCAGTCGTTCAACGCTACCCAGCAGGCCGGTTACTTTCTGCAGCTGCGCACCGAATCGCTGCTTCTTACCCTGCCGACACCCGACTTTAGCATGCCGTACAATGTAATCTGTCTGGCGTGTACCGTCGTAGCGCTTGCGTTTGGCCCCATCCACAACATCTCCACGAAACGGATCGTAGCGAAGGGCAAGGACACTGGCCGGACGTCGTTCGGGGATAAGGTGAAACAATTCTTTCGCCTGAAGGATAACGCCACCGAAGAGGCTGAAGTAGACACACCAAACGAGAAACTGCCAGGCGGTGAAGGGAACGAAGATTTGAGTGCTCCCGATACGGAATGA
- the LOC131209607 gene encoding cyclin-dependent kinase 9, whose amino-acid sequence MSAAEHSGSGSQVATSSTMLSLADKQKYIENYDFPYCDESSKYEKVTKIGQGTFGEVFKAREKKSTKKFVALKKVLMENEKEGFPITALREIRILQLLKHENVVNLIEICRTKATAHNRYRSTFYLVFDFCEHDLAGLLSNINVKFNLGEIKKVMQQLLNGLYYIHSNKILHRDMKAANVLITKNGVLKLADFGLARAFSVSKNGQPNRYTNRVVTLWYRPPELLLGDRNYGPPVDMWGAGCIMAEMWTRSPIMQGATEQQQLILISQLCGSFTSDVWPDVDNLELFHKMELPMGHKRKVRERLRPYVKDPNGIDLLDNLLMLDPKKRIDADTALNHDFFWTDPMPCDLSKMLSQHTQSMFEYLTPPRRPGHGRHYQQQMVNMQAKPQDNSYQDRVY is encoded by the exons ATGAGTGCGGCCGAAcattccggctccggcagccAGGTGGCGACTTCGAGCACGATGCTCAGCCTGGCCGACAAGCAGAAGTACATCGAAAACTACGACTTCCCGTACTGCGACGAGTCCAGCAAGTACGAGAAGGTGACCAAGATTGGCCAAGGAACTTTCGG TGAGGTGTtcaaagcgagagagaagaaatCAACAAAGAAGTTCGTTGCCCTGAAGAAGGTGCTGATGGAGAACGAAAAGGAAGGC TTCCCGATTACGGCGCTGCGCGAGATTCGTATTCTGCAGCTGTTGAAACACGAGAACGTCGTGAACTTGATAGAGATCTGCCGTACAAAAGCCACTGCCCATAATCGGTACCGCTCAACGTTCTACCTGGTGTTCGATTTCTGCGAGCACGATCTGGCAGGGCTGCTGTCCAACATCAACGTCAAATTCAACCTGGGCGAGATCAAGAAAGTGATGCAGCAGCTACTGAACGGCTTGTACTACATCCACAGTAATAAG ATTCTACATCGTGACATGAAGGCGGCGAACGTGTTGATAACGAAGAACGGTGTCCTGAAGCTGGCCGATTTCGGATTGGCGCGTGCATTTAGCGTATCAAAGAATGGCCAACCGAATCGCTACACGAACCGTGTCGTGACGTTGTGGTACCGACCCCCGGAGCTACTGCTTGGCGATAGGAACTACGGCCCACCGGTGGACATGTGGGGCGCCGGGTGCATTATGGCCGAAATGTGGACACGCTCACCGATCATGCAGGGTgccacggagcagcagcagttgatATTGATATCGCAGCTTTGCGGTTCCTTTACAAGCGATGTCTGGCCGGACGTTGATAATCTGGAGCTATTCCACAAGATGGAACTTCCGATGGGCCACAAGCGGAAGGTACGTGAACGCCTGCGCCCTTACGTGAAGGATCCGAACGGAATCGATCTGCTCGACAATCTGCTCATGCTGGATCCGAAGAAGCGCATCGATGCCGACACGGCGCTGAACCATGATTTTTTCTGGACCGATCCGATGCCGTGTGATTTGAGCAAAATGTTGTCGCAGCATACACAAAGTATGTTCGAGTATCTGACGCCGCCACGGCGCCCCGGACACGGACGAcactaccagcagcagatggtgAACATGCAGGCGAAACCACAGGACAACAGCTATCAAGATCGGGTGTACTAG
- the LOC131207758 gene encoding uncharacterized protein LOC131207758, which yields MHCGNQSGMATLLQQKSFMKTVTNVVVNGTDNGQAGASATIVASSTVSPAVPNGVASANHPAQTFLPVTAKPAHQQQQQQSLQMHHQPPALIAVSSTVPLSGTGISSSSTSATNTTTIINANSTQQLPSASTSFPGRTFGGRTILRAPGATTISLASVAQVPQIDGSFRQHIINATTTGSTHPISDVLTTTTTATPSCPVNNTVTLQTVNGGIHSQQQQPQQSGDGFGSSSMVPPVSSANQQSPATSGTPVADNTSEATVAVAGDSQDTKETVPDEQEAEPEIDIVINNVVCSFSVRCHLNLRDIAMNGYNVEFRRENGMMTMKLRRPYTTASIWSSGKITCTGATSEDQAKVAARRYSRCLQNLGYNVRLRNFRIVNVLGTCSMPWGIMIVNFSERYRKEASYEPELHPGVTYKLLKPKATLKIFSTGSITVTAASVAFVQEAIEHIYPRVYEFRKKRTPLEKQELLKPPVFDAQDTDQLIEEDGGDIEMLDALDGTEVADSRGAGADGYDAFGGIADTVQNKYSTKAIQKSSSSRVNTGLQRQRIRRHRPPGREAIYSDPMTDDDDDDANVSEI from the exons ATGCACTGCGGTAATCAGAGTGGTATGGCTACTCTGTTACAGCAAAAAAGTTTCATGAAAACTGTAACCAACGTAGTGGTAAATGGAACTGACAATGGCCAGGCCGGGGCAAGCGCAACAATTGTCGCCTCGTCCACCGTCTCACCAGCGGTCCCGAACGGAGTGGCATCCGCCAATCATCCGGCACAAACGTTTCTTCCGGTCACGGCGAAACCtgcccaccagcagcagcagcaacagtcgcTGCAGATGCATCACCAACCACCGGCACTGATTGCGGTCTCATCCACAGTGCCGCTCTCCGGCACCGGTATCTCCTCTAGTTCCACTtccgccaccaacaccaccaccatcattaaCGCTAATAGCACGCAGCAGCTTC CATCGGCATCGACGTCCTTTCCCGGGCGCACGTTCGGTGGGCGCACCATACTCCGTGCCCCTGGCGCTACTACCATCAGTTTAGCTTCCGTTGCTCAGGTGCCGCAGATCGACGGCAGCTTCCGGCAGCATATCATcaatgccaccaccaccggcagcacacACCCCATAAGTGATGTCCTTACCACGACAACGACTGCAACACCTTCGTGCCCGGTCAACAATACCGTTACACTGCAGACCGTGAATGGCGGCATTCattcacagcaacagcagccccagcagaGTGGGGATGGCTTCGGGAGCTCGTCGATGGTGCCTCCAGTTTCGAGCGCGAACCAACAGTCACCTGCCACCAGCGGCACACCGGTAGCGGACAACACAAGTGAGGCCACCGTTGCAGTGGCCGGCGACTCGCAAGATACCAAAGAAACGGTCCCGGATGAGCAGGAGGCCGAACCGGAGATCGATATCGTGATCAATAACGTCGTGTGCTCGTTCAGCGTCCGCTGTCATCTCAATCTGCGGGACATTGCCATGAACGGGTACAATGTGGAGTTTCGCCGCGAGAACGgcatgatgacgatgaagcTCCGGCGCCCGTACACGACCGCTTCGATCTGGTCGTCCGGCAAAATCACCTGCACCGGTGCTACGTCGGAGGATCAG GCCAAGGTTGCGGCACGTCGGTACTCACGTTGCCTTCAGAACCTCGGTTATAACGTGCGTTTGAGAAACTTTCGCATCGTGAACGTGCTCGGCACCTGCAGTATGCCGTGGGGCATCATGATCGTGAACTTCTCCGAAAGGTATCGCAAGGAAGCGAGCTACGAACCGGAACTGCACCCCGGCGTCACGTACAAGCTGCTTAAACCGAAGGCCACGCTGAAAATATTCTCAACTGGAAGCATTACCGTCACGG CGGCAAGCGTGGCGTTCGTGCAGGAAGCCATCGAGCATATCTATCCGCGGGTGTACGAGTTTCGTAAGAAACGCACGCCACTGGAGAAGCAGGAGTTGCTTAAGCCGCCAGTCTTCGATGCGCAAGACACCGATCAGTTGATCGAGGAGGATGGGGGTGACATCGAAATGCTCGACGCGTTGGATGGTACCGAAGTGGCAGATAGCCGCGGTGCAGGAGCGGACGGGTACGACGCCTTCGGTGGAATCGCAGATACTGTACAAAACAAGTACAGCACCAAAGCAATACAGAAGAGCAGCAGTTCACGCGTCAATACGGGACTACAGCGGCAACGGATCCGTCGGCATCGTCCGCCCGGTCGCGAAGCAATTTACAGCGATCCGATgacggatgacgatgatgacgacgctAACGTTAGCGAAATTTGA